A genome region from Anopheles stephensi strain Indian chromosome 2, UCI_ANSTEP_V1.0, whole genome shotgun sequence includes the following:
- the LOC118506969 gene encoding another transcription unit protein — protein MARETESDGSGSDSGSSRSNSRSRSRSGTPQVAPTPGFSLEHHDSRSNSPNQRSRSGTPRQNRSRSNSAGSQRSRSGSGARSRSGSRSPTPGSAQKRQSRSRSGSGSPAGSHRSGSGSRHSRSRSGSRSQGSGSARSRSGTPQNRSGSGTPVNRSRSGSAASGSPGSERKSRSRSRSARSGSARSRSGSVQSPVNEKRKRAVLSDSDSDDGAKKEAKKKNKLIDTDSEEEAGGGTAKGKDVTADALFGDADDISSDEAAGDESGRERDELDDLEDEQRKQDQARDRSRERSRSRSRSRSRSRDSDRRSSDEEGNRDRLARWEEPKEPEPEPEPIPETRIDVEIPRIVTDLGRDIHFVKLPNFLSVETRPFDTDTYEDEIDEEETLDEEGRQRLKLKVENTIRWRNNIDRQGTAQRETNARFVKWSDGSMSLHLGSEIFDVYKQPLQGDHNHLFIRQGTGLQGQSVFRTKLTFRPHSTESFTHQKMLISLADRSQKTSGIKILTQVGFDPDADRKQNLKKEEEKLRMAMRAKQTSSKPKRGRDSGANAGNAYHHDEGSDDEGGISIAAIKNKFKGDKGKGGGAKGNAGIYSSDEEGSDVETGRRKKNIDKKKALKSLADSDDSDAGSGSEEGSRGTRSRSNSGSGSGSGGEGSGSEKSGAGGNRSEGDSDE, from the exons ATGGCTCGCGAAACAGAATCGGATGGATCAG GTTCGGATTCGGGCTCTAGTCGTAGCAACAGCCGGAGCAGAAGCCGCAGCGGTACCCCTCAAGTAGCACCAACGCCTGGTTTTTCCTTGGAACATCATGATTCTCG CTCCAACTCCCCCAATCAACGGTCCCGCTCCGGTACACCGCGACAGAACCGGAGTCGGTCAAATTCAGCCGGTTCTCAGCGTTCGCGGTCGGGTTCTGGTGCAAGGTCGCGTTCTGGCAGTAGATCCCCCACTCCTGGCAGTGCACAGAAACGTCAGAGCAGATCACGCAGCGGATCCGGTTCACCGGCCGGTTCTCACagatccggttccggttcaaGACATTCGCGCTCCCGGTCAGGATCCCGTTCGCAAGGATCCGGTAGCGCAAGATCGCGCAGCGGTACACCACAAAACCGTTCGGGTAGCGGAACGCCCGTGAATAGATCCCGCAGCGGATCGGCCGCATCGGGATCACCGGGCTCGGAACGGAAATCTCGGTCCCGTTCCCGCTCTGCTCGTTCCGGCTCGGCACGCAGTCGTTCCGGATCTGTGCAATCACCGGtgaacgaaaaacgaaaacgagcTGTACTGAGCGATTCCGACTCGGACGATGGTGCCAAGAAGGAggcgaaaaagaagaacaaactCATCGATACGGACTCGGAGGAAGAAGCAGGTGGCGGAACGGCGAAGGGCAAGGATGTTACGGCCGATGCACTGTTCGGTGATGCGGATGATATCAGCTCGGATGAAGCTGCCGGTGACGAGTCAGGCCGAGAGCGGGATGAACTGGATGATCTGGAGGATGAACAGCGCAAGCAGGATCAGGCAAGAGATCGATCGAGGGAAAGATCCCGCAGCCGAAGCCGTAGTCGCAGTAGAAGCCGTGACAGTGATCGCCGTTCGTCGGATGAAGAAGGCAACCGGGATCGGTTAGCCCGTTGGGAGGAGCCGAAAGAGCcagaaccggaaccggaaccaaTTCCGGAGACACGAATCGATGTTGAGATTCCTCGCATTGTGACGGATCTCGGTCGAGACATTCATTTCGTAAAGCTACCCAATTTCTTGTCCGTCGAGACACGCCCATTCGATACGGACACGTATGAGGATGAAATTGACGAAGAGGAAACGCTCGACGAGGAAGGTCGCCAGCGGTTGAAGCTGAAGGTGGAAAACACAATCCGCTGGAGGAACAACATCGACCGGCAGGGTACGGCACAGCGCGAAACAAACGCGCGGTTCGTCAAGTGGTCCGATGGTAGCATGAGTTTGCACCTGGGATCGGAAATTTTCGACGTGTACAAGCAACCGCTGCAGGGCGATCACAACCATCTGTTTATCCGGCAGGGTACGGGTTTGCAGGGCCAGTCCGTATTCCGCACGAAGCTTACCTTCCGACCACACTCGACCGAATCGTTTACCCATCAGAAGATGCTCATCTCGTTGGCCGACCGGTCGCAGAAAACGTCCGGCATCAAGATCCTTACACAGGTCGGGTTCGATCCGGATGCGGACCGAAAGCAGAACCTCAaaaaggaggaggaaaagCTGCGGATGGCAATGCGTGCCAAGCAGACGTCTTCGAAACCGAAGCGCGGACGGGACTCGGGAGCAAATGCGGGCAACGCGTACCACCACGACGAGGGTTCGGATGATGAGGGTGGCATATCGATTGCGgccattaaaaacaaattcaagGGAGACAAAGGGAAGGGAGGCGGTGCGAAAGGAAACGCCGGAATTTACTCTTCGGACGAGGAAGGTTCGGATGTGGAAACGGGCCGGCGTAAGAAAAACATTGACAAAAAGAAGGCACTTAAATCGTTGGCCGATTCGGATGACAGTGATGCTGGATCGGGGTCGGAGGAAGGTTCGCGCGGTACCCGGTCACGATCCAATTCGGGCTCCGGATCGGGGTCGGGTGGTGAAGGATCCGGTAGCGAGAAGAGCGGTGCAGGGGGCAATCGTTCTGAGGGCGATAGTGATGAATAG
- the LOC118506970 gene encoding uncharacterized protein LOC118506970, which produces MWKYVSRRIRDVYDKTAHVLEVPRTWNCGERFCGETPPDDGSRGRVQHEANGSKRYCLLHVARPNQLGKRTQQEYGTGSNQSDRDGAKRKEYNHTPIEHSWLGAITWTSAIICGWYTTQLLCLHRRTRRFDHPSFGRGVTSQLLFTASEHRRLSARHCEALAQYFGLRSGTSFVAPYAKPFISDAAWSFGKDPPKNTLGQSVAAFIPYDGQDFLDYTDKNRGELQRFVFNVNNETKPTVHAAPKDEFASQIGITPVAEVPVKDEGPAETIDGAFKNLLSVLGEIEYQLGCRNLELGEFESAVSHLKLGASHHHAGAAFNLGICFEQGYGMPKDMAMALECYQQAAEQGHPQAIYNVGVFHARGYAGLRPSRSMAKKYFLAAAELGLQEAIVALGPKYQRSRKESLVVNNSMDNGGSVQAPSQFTLENVDQFFADKNYTERAPVQLQLVSAASG; this is translated from the exons ATGTGGAAATATGTTTCCCGTCGTATACGCGATGTGTACGACAAGACAGCCCATGTACTAGAAGTACCGCGCACCTGGAACTGTGGTGAAAGGTTCTGCGGAGAAACTCCACCGGACGATGGAAGCCGGGGCCGTGTGCAGCATGAAGCTAATGGCAGTAAACGATACTGCCTGCTACATGTTGCCCGTCCGAATCAGCTTGGTAAACGCACGCAACAGGAGTACGGTACCGGTTCGAACCAGTCGGATCGTGATGGAGCCAAGCGGAAGGAGTACAACCATACACCGATCGAACACTCGTGGCTGGGTGCGATAACATGG ACCAGTGCCATTATCTGCGGCTGGTACACCACCCAACTGCTCTGTCTGCACCGTCGCACTCGGCGGTTCGACCATCCATCCTTTGGCCGTGGCGTTACTTCCCAGCTGCTGTTTACCGCCTCGGAACATCGTAGACTTTCGGCTCGTCACTGTGAGGCGTTGGCGCAGTACTTTGGGTTGCGATCCGGTACTTCGTTTGTCGCTCCATATGCGAAACCGTTCATTTCCGATGCAGCTTGGTCGTTTGGAAAGGATCCGCCAAAGAACACCCTCGGACAGTCGGTTGCCGCTTTTATCCCATACGATGGGCAAGATTTCTTGGATTACACCGACAAGAACCGTGGCGAGTTGCAGCGCTTCGTTTTTAATGTtaacaacgaaacgaaaccgaCTGTACATGCCGCACCGAAGGATGAATTCGCTTCGCAGATCGGTATCACTCCCGTGGCGGAAGTACCAGTGAAGGACGAGGGACCGGCTGAAACTATCGATGGAGCGTTTAAAAACTTGCTCTCCGTGCTGGGTGAGATCGAGTATCAGCTAGGGTGCCGCAATCTGGAGCTGGGCGAATTTGAATCGGCCGTTTCGCACCTGAAGCTCGGAGCCAGCCATCATCATGCAGGTGCTGCGTTTAATCTTGGCATTTGCTTCGAGCAAGGTTACGGTATGCCCAAGGACATGGCTATG GCCTTGGAATGCTATCAACAAGCGGCCGAACAGGGACACCCGCAAGCGATTTACAACGTTGGAGTGTTTCATGCCCGTGGGTACGCCGGCTTGCGTCCGAGTCGTTCGATGGCAAAGAAGTACTTCCTTGCGGCTGCTGAACTTGGATTGCAAGAAGCGATCGTTGCCCTCGGACCGAAGTACCAACGCAGCCGGAAGGAATCGCTGGTTGTGAATAATTCGATGGATAATGGTGGCAGCGTGCAGGCACCGTCCCAATTTACGCTGGAGAACGTTGATCAGTTCTTCGCGGATAAAAACTACACCGAGCGAGCACCTGTGCAGCTGCAACTTGTATCTGCGGCTAGTGGATAG